The following proteins are encoded in a genomic region of Arachis stenosperma cultivar V10309 chromosome 4, arast.V10309.gnm1.PFL2, whole genome shotgun sequence:
- the LOC130974123 gene encoding glycosyltransferase BC10, protein MGRTRGGEGRDDSSAVGEKEKHTCLLRMAQMLSYLMVFAAGVMIGLTTCSQINGIFVSQRQQYSLINRGLPRPQPSNCSLNQPPRILLPPRPPLDPEDQFQCMDIDNFVHPTNLIHSMSDNELFWRASLLPKKEEYPYKRKPKVAFMFLTRGPLPMLPLWERFFLGHSNFFNIYIHAPPGYHLQVSNYSAFYGRQIPSKEVSWGTVTLADAERRLLANALLDFSNERFVLLSESCIPVYNFPTVYRYLIDSFHSFVESYDDPSRYGRGRYSRSMLPDIQLRHWRKGSQWFELNRVLAVYIVSDTRYYTLFRKYCKPACYPDEHYIQTFLNMFHGSLNSNRTVTWVDWSLGGPHPATYSRANITVNFLQAIRNNGTLCRYNSDMTSVCFLFARKFDHTALEPLLGLSSQVMNF, encoded by the exons ATGGGAAGAACTCGAGGAGGAGAGGGAAGGGATGATTCAAGCGCAGTTGGGGAAAAAGAGAAGCACACTTGTTTGCTTCGAATGGCTCAAATGCTTTCATATTTGATGGTTTTTGCAGCTGGTGTCATGATTGGCCTAACCACGTGTTCCCAAATCAATGGAATCTTTGTTTCACAGAGACAACAATACTCTTTAATTAACCGCGGACTGCCGCGCCCGCAACCCAGTAATTGCAGCCTCAACCAACCGCCGCGGATTCTGCTTCCGCCGCGACCTCCTCTTGATCCCGAGGATCAGTTCCAGTGCATGGACATTGACAACTTCGTGCATCCAACCAATCTCATCCATTCCATGTCGGATAATGAGCTCTTCTGGAGGGCTTCCTTGCTTCCCAAGAAAGAAGAGTACCCTTATAAGAGGAAACCCAAAGTGGCTTTCATGTTCTTGACCAGGGGACCATTGCCTATGTTGCCACTCTGGGAGAGGTTCTTTCTTGGACATTCCAATTTCTTCAATATTTATATCCATGCTCCTCCCGGATATCACCTCCAGGTCTCCAATTATTCGGCTTTTTACGGCCGCCAGATTCCGAGCAAG GAAGTTTCATGGGGAACAGTAACCCTTGCTGATGCTGAGAGGCGCCTTTTGGCGAATGCACTGCTCGACTTTTCAAATGAGCGGTTTGTTCTTCTTTCGGAGAGTTGCATCCCGGTCTACAACTTCCCTACTGTGTACAGATACCTCATTGATTCCTTCCACAGCTTTGTTGAGTCATATGACGATCCTTCCCGTTACGGGCGTGGACGCTACAGCCGGAGTATGCTTCCTGATATTCAGCTTAGACACTGGCGGAAAGGGTCTCAGTGGTTCGAGCTTAACCGTGTTCTGGCTGTTTATATAGTGTCCGATACCCGATACTATACCCTCTTCCGCAAATACTGTAAACCTGCATGCTACCCAGATGAGCATTACATTCAAACTTTCCTTAACATGTTTCATGGCAGTCTTAATTCTAACAGAACAGTGACATGGGTTGATTGGTCTCTGGGGGGACCCCATCCAGCAACCTATAGTAGAGCCAATATAACTGTAAACTTTCTTCAAGCTATAAGGAACAACGGAACGCTTTGTCGATATAATTCCGACATGACTTCCGTTTGTTTCCTCTTCGCTCGCAAGTTTGATCACACTGCACTGGAGCCCTTGCTTGGCCTTTCTTCACAAGTCATGAACTTTTGA
- the LOC130974427 gene encoding uncharacterized protein LOC130974427 — protein MTQMKKKNLKVKIKTASWLEPTILMSILEDCDAGNQVQKENETAQNHENENSGQAKPETATAENSRDNSILSHESEGTPEASSTQNPLVPESASKSTRPHEWRFLKNYPEKFVIGDVSHGVITWSSTRKANKETNIVLLSQMEPQNVKEALSGPSWVKAMEDELLEFEKNQVWTLVPRPSGKKVTDTKWIFRNKLGEDDSIARNKARHSYLKGGGAVKQPKGPTRSERVVLDDKDDEFVPEESPAPSTKGTSISTGKKSILLNVVKDVV, from the exons ATgactcaaatgaagaagaagaatctgaaggtgAAGATAAAGACTGCTTCATGGCTGGAACCAacaatcttgatgag TATTTTGGAAGATTGTGATGCAGGGAATCAAGTTCAAAAGGAAAATGAAACAgctcaaaatcatgaaaatgaaaattctGGACAAGCTAAACCAGAAACTGCAACTGCtgaaaattcaagagacaattctattttgtctcatgaatctgaaggaACTCCTGAAGCCAGTAGCACTCAGAATCCATTGGTACCTGAATCTGCCTCCAAGTCTACCAGACCTCATgaatggagattcttgaagaattacCCTGAGAAATTTGTTATTGGGGACGTCTCTCATGGAGTTATAACTTGGTCCTCAACTAGAAAGGCCAATAAAGAGACAAACATTGTCCTTCTCTCTCAAATGGAACCTCAAAATGTCAAAGAAGCCCTTAGTGGCCCTTCTTGGGTTAAAGCAATGGAAgatgagcttcttgagtttgagAAGAACCAAGTGTGGACTTTGGTTCCTAGGccaagtggaaagaaagtgaccgACACCAAGTGGATATTTCGGAACAAGTTAGGAGAAGATGACagcattgcaagaaacaaagcaag ACATTCATATCTAAAGGGAGGTGGTGCAGTGAAACAGCCCAAAGGACCTACTCGATCTGAGAGGGTGGTCTTAGATGATAAAGATGATGAATTTGTCCCTGAAGAATCTCCTGCTCCTTCCACCAAGGGTACTTCCATCTCTACTGGGAAGAAATCCATTCTGCTGAATGTGGTCAAGGATGTTGTTTAA